The Colletotrichum higginsianum IMI 349063 chromosome 2, whole genome shotgun sequence genome has a segment encoding these proteins:
- a CDS encoding ZIP Zinc transporter produces MPRTRSFFAGSLPLAIALTQSQLRLISSVGVGILVGTSMIVIIPEGIEAVTTTGGHSHAKRSLLDAAGKQGMLGVRWAAGDNVPQVATAAGSTRMEEELHALARDAEVVPTLRNREEQDEHGHDQDNDHDHDQPQKSAPGPEPHHDEENHNEVPTFYIGLSMILGFVLMFLIDRLPRHATDRMQSEPQMRHVSLDNLGGSASIGGEETEGFLGTLAPPPKQSRSLATTIGLVIHAAADGIAMGASTSTSNTKLGLIIFVAIMVHKAPAAFGLTSVLLKQGLSKRTARGHLIVFSLAAPFGALSTWAIIRILGGGNFEGESGQWWTGMLLLFSAGTFLFVAMHAMQEDGSSPKHEHSGMNGYSEGGSVQRGQQQPQMRDTFATVAGMLLPLLTQFGHHH; encoded by the exons ATGCCGCGGACCAGGTCCTTCTTCGCCGGTTCATTACCACTCGCCATAGCCCTCACTCAGTCGCAACTTCGCTTGATATCCAGCGTGGGCGTCGGCATCCTGGTTGGAACATCCATGATTGTGATTATACCCGAAGGCATTGAAGCTGTCACAACAACTGGTGGACACTCGCATGCTAAGAGGAGCTTGCTGGATGCGGCAGGCAAGCAAGGGATGCTCGGTGTGCGGTGGGCGGCAGGCGACAACGTCCCACAAGTAGCAACTGCCGCGGGGTCTAcgaggatggaggaggagctccaTGCGCTCGCCCGAGATGCCGAGGTCGTTCCAACGCTGCGCAATCGAGAGGAGCAAGACGAACACGGCCATGACCAAGACaacgaccacgaccacgaccagCCTCAGAAGAGCGCCCCGGGCCCCGAACCCCACCATGACGAAGAGAATCACAATGAGGTGCCGACGTTCTACATCGGTCTGTCCATGATTCTCGGCTTTGTCCTCATGTTCCTGATCGACAGACTGCCGCGGCACGCGACGGACCGGATGCAGTCCGAGCCGCAGATGCGCCACGTCAGCCTGGATAACCTGGGCGGGTCAGCGAGTATCGGGGGCGAGGAGACGGAAGGCTTCCTCGGCACCCTGGCGCCTCCGCCGAAGCAGTCACGAAGCCTCGCAACGACGATTGGTCTGGTCATCCACGCCGCGGCAGACGGCATCGCTATGGgagcgtcgacctcgacatccAATACCAAGCTGGGGTTGATCATCTTTGTTGCCATCATGGTGCACAAGGCTCCAGCAGCGTTTGGTTTGACATCGGTTCTCCTCAAGCAGGGGCTATCGAAGCGGACGGCGCGGGGGCACCTCATCGTCTTTAGTTTGGCTGCACCTTTCGGGGCTCTCAGCACGTGGGCGATTATCAGGatcctgggcggcggcaactTTGAGGGGGAGTCGGGTCAGTGGTGGACCGGCATGCTTCTGCTCTTCTCCGCCGGAACGTTCCT TTTTGTCGCAATGCATGCCATGCAGGAAGACGGCAGCTCCCCGAAGCATGAACACAGTGGGATGAACGGCTACTCGGAAGGAGGCAGCGTTCAACgaggacagcagcagccgcagaTGCGTGATACCTTTGCGACAGTTGCCGGCATGCTCCTGCCTCTCCTCACGCAGTTTGGACACCACCATTGA
- a CDS encoding DNA ligase, whose amino-acid sequence MACARLLSSPIPRRNVLRAAAFCNDTRLFTVYIQPRITMPPKQATLGKFFGAKGSRPEPQQSKLSFATKAAPKKAVERKADAPDAAVKKENSRKRTRSPSPANKASSPKVKDETTEEDEEDEPATKRPRRVRQRIVEEEEEDEMMNEVPAKSSVGSPKASRTKKSSPLKPTKAVKAKADAPDSSRSKRASKSPSPTVVVEHEKEEATESASEDDLAEDDEEDIKPAVAKKTLEKVQMRLKTQTKDPYPDWKQGEPVPYAALCTTFSLIELTTKRLEIMAHCSLFLRQVLRLTPDDLLPTVLLMINKLAPDYAGIELGIGESLIMKAIGETTGRSLAVIKQDQKEIGDLGLVAVKSRSTQPTMFKPKPLTISGVHKGLMGIATVSGNGAQGRKVDAIKKLLSAADSHSSGKVDISKDKGGPSEAKYLVRFLEGKLRLGLAEKSVLVSLAQAVAFHEADAKGQVPKTTDVEQAEAILKTVYSELPSYDVIIPAMVEHGIMNLREHCKLKPGVPLKPMLAKPTKAITEVLDRFEDQTFTCEYKYDGERAQIHYVAKSADEEISQSLPGATKAAADGVASIFSRNSEDLSKKYPDILAKLHTWVKEDTKSFVLDCETVAWDVEEKKVLPFQQLMTRKKKDVKIEDVKVKVCVFAFDLLYLNGEAIVERPLRERRDLLEDAFQPVEGEFSFATHMDGQELEQIQVFLDESVKASCEGLMVKMLDGSESGYEPSKRSRNWLKIKKDYLSGIGDSLDLVVLGAYHGKGKRTSVYGAFLLACYNPSSESYETVCNIGTGFSEAVLEELHTQLSDIVIDRPKPFYAHSSGGQHQPDVWFEPRYVWEVKTADLTLSPRYKAGCKEGVDPGGEKGISLRFPRFIKVRDDKKPDEATSSRQVAEMYRKQESVTKSKGPAADDDFEY is encoded by the exons ATGGCCTGCGCCCGCCTTTTAAGCAGCCCAATTCCTCGCAGGAACGTACtcagggcggcggcctttTGCAACGATACTCGACTCTTCACTGTTTATATTCAACCACGCATCACAATGCCGCCGAAGCAGGCGACACTGGG CAAGTTCTTTGGAGCAAAAGGCTCCAGGCCCGAGCCGCAGCAAAGCAAGCTCAGCTTCGCTACCAAGGCAGCGCCCAAGAAGGCGGTCGAAAGGAAGGCGGATGCTCCAGACGCAGCAGTCAAGAAAGAAA ATTCCAGGAAACGAACCAGAAGCCCGAGTCCCGCCAACAAGGCATCGAGTCCGAAAGTCAAGGATGAGACCACtgaggaagatgaagaggacgAACCTGCCACAAAGAGGCCCCGCAGAGTTCGTCAACGTATcgttgaggaagaggaagaggacgaaaTGATGAATGAAGTTCCAGCCAAGTCGTCCGTAGGGTCGCCCAAGGCCTCGAGGACCAAAAAGAGTAGCCCTTTGAAACCAACGAAGGctgtcaaggccaaggcggacGCACCCGATTCTTCTCGTTCGAAGAGAGCTTCCAAGTCTCCCTCGCCTACGGTGGTCGTTGAACACGAGAAAGAGGAGGCAACAGAATCTGCGTCCGAAGACGATTTAgctgaagacgacgaagaggataTCAAGCCTGCGGTAGCGAAGAAGACACTGGAGAAGGTACAGATGAGACTCAAAACGCAGACCAAAGACCCGTACCCAGACTGGAAACAAGGCGAACCGGTTCCTTACGCCGCGCTCTGCACCACCTTCTCTCTAATCGAGCTCACGACCAAGCGGCTTGAAATCATGGCCCATTGCTCGCTGTTCCTTCGACAGGTCCTGCGCTTGACCCCCGACGATCTGCTTCCTACCGTCCTCCTAATGATCAACAAGCTAGCTCCTGATTATGCCGGTATCGAGCTAGGAATCGGCGAGTCTCTCATCATGAAAGCCATTGGCGAGACAACAGGTCGCAGTCTTGCCGTCATCAAGCAAGATCAGAAAGAGATTGGAGATCTTggtctcgtcgccgtcaagaGTCGATCAACACAGCCCACTATGTTCAAGCCCAAACCCTTGACGATCAGTGGCGTGCATAAGGGTCTGATGGGTATCGCTACTGTTTCCGGCAACGGTGCTCAAGGTCGCAAAGTGGACGCTATCAAGAAGCTACTGTCGGCAGCTGATTCGCATTCCTCTGGAAAGGTGGACATCAGCAAGGACAAGGGTGGCCCCAGCGAAGCCAAATATCTTGTTCGATTCCTCGAGGGCAAGCTCCGCTTAGGCTTGGCCGAGAAGTCTGTCCTTGTCTCTTTAGCTCAAGCTGTGGCATTTCACGAGGCAGATGCCAAGGGTCAGGTGCCCAAGACTACAGACGTGGAGCAGGCGGAGGCCATTCTCAAGACGGTGTACAG TGAACTTCCGAGCTACGATGTCATCATACCCGCCATGGTGGAGCACGGCATCATGAACCTTCGGGAACATTGCAAGCTCAAGCCTGGAGTGCCTCTCAAGCCCATGTTGGCCAAGCCAACGAAGGCTATCACCGAGGTGCTGGACCGCTTCGAGGACCAGACCTTCACATGTGAGTACAAATACGACGGCGAACGAGCCCAAATCCACTATGTGGCCAAGTctgccgacgaggagatcaGTCAGTCTCTGCCGGGTGCCACGAAGGCTGCGGCAGATGGAGTAGCTTCCATCTTTTCTCGAAATTCCGAGGACCTGTCAAAGAAGTACCCTGATATTCTCGCCAAACTACACACTTGGGTTAAAGAAGACACAAAGAGCTTCGTGCTGGATTGTGAGACGGTTGCCTGGGATGTCGAAGAAAAGAAGGTCTTACCATTCCAGCAATTGATGACGCgtaagaagaaggacgtcAAGATTGAGGATGTCAAGGTCAAGGTGTGCGTGTTCGCCTTTGATTTACTCTATCTCAATGGGGAGGCCATCGTTGAGAGGCCACTCCGCGAACGTCGCGATCTTCTCGAGGATGCCTTCCAGCCCGTAGAGGGCGAATTCTCCTTCGCCACGCACATGGACGGGCAGGAGCTGGAGCAGATCCAAGTGTTCCTCGACGAAAGCGTCAAGGCATCCTGCGAGGGTCTGATGGTCAAGATGTTGGACGGCTCAGAGAGCGGGTACGAGCCCAGCAAGAGAAGTCGAAACTGGCTCAAG ATCAAGAAGGATTACCTCAGCGGCATCGGCGACTCGCTCGATCTCGTCGTGCTGGGCGCATATCACGGCAAAGGCAAGCGTACATCCGTCTACGGCGCGTTCCTGCTTGCATGTTATAACCCTTCGTCCGAGTCGTATGAAACTGTCTGCAATATCGGTACAGGAttctccgaggccgtcctcgaggagctgcacACGCAGCTCTCGGACATAGTCATTGACCGGCCCAAACCGTTTTACGCACACTCCTCGGGTGGGCAACATCAGCCCGACGTGTGGTTCGAGCCGCGTTACGTCTGGGAGGTCAAGACGGCTGACCTGACGCTAAGCCCGCGATACAAGGCCGGTTGCAAGGAGGGTGTCGACCCAGGCGGTGAGAAGGGCATCAGTCTACGATTCCCGCGGTTCATCAAGGTGCGCGACGACAAGAAGCCCGACGAAGCTACGTCCAGCCGCCAGGTGGCCGAGATGTACCGCAAGCAGGAGAGTGTGACCAAGAGCAAGGGTCCCGCGGCGGATGACGATTTCGAGTATTAG
- a CDS encoding WD domain-containing protein, translated as MAGYDNRPLSFSERRGSMLSDDMTLNTGGAPSSSRLDKMPQRPGHMRGPPTPSMTTPAADFDQQLTGSPPPPPTPAASPGPSHRQLDWSDAADDEDFFLAKVRHHFKNSGGPHRTRLLADLLNMCTSQQLSFVHQFVSPLLKKDPFTSLPDELCLRILSFIDDPKVLARASQVSRRWRDLLSDDMTWKNLCVKHDYGRRLSEVSISMGSGLRPGAQSLWGDEYASSSFPGALPMTAHASGSRSLDGSGNARPKMRSYKSHFKQRYLVEAAWRSGGTSTTRNITQEGGVVTSLHLTPKYIIVALDNAKIHVFDTKGNQQRTLQGHVMGVWAMVPWEDILVSGGCDRDVRVWNLATGFVIINIDRACLHTLRGHTSTVRCLKMSDANTAISGSRDTTLRVWDIRTGLCRNVLVGHGASVRCLEIKGDIVVSGSYDTMAKVWSISEGRCIQTLQGHFSQIYAIAFDGKRVVTGSLDTNVRIWDPRTASSECLAILQGHTSLVGQLQMRGDTLVTGGSDGSVRVWSLEKMCPIHRLAAHDNSVTSLQFDDTRVVSGGSDGRVKIWDLKTGHLVRELIAQGEAVWRVAFEDEKCVALALRQNRTVMEVWSFSPPEDVLYDRPLSLQQRVLQEAPHRPMSAMQLDYRQSQPAVAGPSREAVGSQDVDMRDAGPSTAPLQGGNKTFFHDD; from the exons ATGGCCGGCTACGACAACAGACCACTGAGTTTCTCtgaaagaagagggagcaTGCTCAGCGACGACATGACGCTCAACACCGGCGGAGCCCCTAGCAGTTCAAGGCTCGACAAGATGCCCCAGCGACCAGGACACATGAGAGGCCCTCCAACACCGAGCATGACAACCCCCGCCGCAGACTTTGATCAGCAGTTGACcggctcgccgcctcccccgcCCACACCAGCAGCCTCCCCTGGCCCCTCTCACCGTCAACTCGACTGGAGCGATGCCGCTGATGACGAGGACTTCTTCCTGGCCAAAGTGCGCCATCATTTTAAGAACTCGGGCGGCCCTCACCGCACCCGCCTTTTGGCCGACCTCCTGAACATGTGCACAAGCCAACAGCTGAGCTTCGTTCATCAGTTCGTCAGTCCTCTTCTCAAGAAGGACCCCTTTACCAGTCTTCCGGATGAGCTATGCCTACGT ATTCTCTCCTTCATCGACGACCCCAAGGTGCTAGCTCGTGCCTCGCAAGTTTCCAGGAGGTGGCGGGACCTGTTGAGCGATGACATGACATGGAAGAATCTTTGCGTGAAACATGACTATGGCAGACGCTTGTCAGAGGTCTCGATATCGATGGGAAGCGGCTTACGGCCTGGAGCTCAGTCTTTGTGGGGGGATGAATacgccagcagcagctttCCAGGCGCTCTACCAATGACGGCTCATGCTTCGGGATCTCGCAGCCTCGACGGTTCTGGAAATGCGCGACCCAAGATGAGATCCTACAAGTCGCACTTCAAGCAACGGTATCTTGTCGAGGCAGCCTGGAGATCTGGCGGTACCAGTACGACAAGGAACATAACCCAAGAGGGTGGTGTCGTCACGAGCCTCCATCTAACGCCCAAGTACATCATCGTGGCTCTTGATAACGCCAAGATCCACGTGTTTGACACCAAGGGCAATCAGCAACGTACTCTGCAGGGCCATGTTATGGGCGTATGGGCGATGGTCCCTTGGGAAGACATTCTGGTCAGCGGTGGATGCGATCGCGATGTGCGAGTATGGAACCTGGCCACAGG GTTTGTGATCATTAACATAGACAGGGCATGCCTCCACACCCTTCGAGGGCACACATCGACAGTTCGTTGCCTGAAGATGTCCGACGCAAACACGGCGATATCGGGCTCGCGCGATACGACGCTTCGAGTATGGGATATCCGGACCGGGCTGTGCAGAAACGTGCTCGTTGGCCACGGTGCCAGCGTGCGATGCCTGGAAATCAAGGGGGACATTGTTGTCTCCGGCAGCTACGACACCATGGCCAAGGTTTGGAGCATTTCAGAGGGCCGGTGCATCCAGACGCTACAAGGTCACTTCAGCCAGATCTATGCCATCGCCTTCGATGGCAAGAGAGTGGTGACTGGTAGTCTGGACACCAATGTGCGAATCTGGGACCCAAGAACAGC GTCTAGTGAGTGCTTGGCCATTCTACAGGGCCACACGTCCCTCGTCGGTCAGCTGCAGATGCGCGGAGACACTCTCGTCACCGGTGGCTCCGATGGCTCAGTCAGAGTCTGGTCGCTGGAGAAGATGTGCCCTATTCATCGACTTGCTGCACACGATAACAGCGTGACCAGCTTGCAATTTGACGATACGCGGGTCGTCAGTGGAGGCAGTGATGGCCGAGTCAAGATCTGGGACTTGAAGACAGGCCACTTGGTTCGGGAGCTCATAGCCCAAGGCGAGGCTGTGTGGAGGGTAGCTTTCGAGGATGAGAAGTGCGTGGCACTTGCTTTGCGGCAAAACCGTACCGTGATGGAG GTTTGgtccttctccccccccgaGGACGTACTGTACGACCGTCCACTCTCTCTCCAACAGCGAGTCTTGCAAGAGGCGCCACATCGGCCAATGAGTGCCATGCAGCTCGACTACAGACAATCACAGCCGGCAGTCGCAGGTCCTAGTCGGGAAGCGGTCGGCAGCCAGGATGTCGATATGAGAGACGCTGGACCATCCACAGCCCCGCTTCAGGGCGGCAACAAGACTTTCTTTCATGATGACTAA
- a CDS encoding Histidine acid phosphatase, translating to MCIINHHPSPCALFSELPPPFSLARALSDLVSRTFLHPLHPLPPLIYPPNRKSRLISEAMTTLEPRQPYTDEELRQLYPPQLKLQLVQILLRHGERTPVTPRFQNTGLPPYWPYCRAVRHLRSAVLDPDTGEYSYLDWKRRLETFASNDDSPVIAAGPNAELDDICDMGMLTDRGRETTRNLGRRFRDLYVQRLGFLPADLTDAESLYLRSTPVPRALESLQQALSGLYPTKHRAPDLPAFTLLTRAPQDETLFPNDGNCRRFAALSRAFAQRTAERWNNTPEMDYLNKKLGKWMPNDARIAVDSKPRLSGIMDTINATRAHGPQTKLPSEFYDPKAIAIIEKIGVEEWYSGYAESQEYRTLGIGGLMGDVVARMVGSVEHSPADGDYEIKQPDAAPKPIRFGMSGCHDTTLAGVLASLGAFGPDKWPPFTSHIAIEMFHDARISAVDTATKSPVASVPKDGSWFSSWFSFGPASAPSPGTAPPGIGRKTTPDLTDAEKNKLDGYYVRLRYNDEPVTIPGCKAPGNHLEGDESFCTLTAFKSIVDKYTPVSWRDQCRMNANAPTFPAKPEPAGY from the exons aTGTGCATCATCAACCATCACCCATCGCCCTGCGCCCTGTTTTCTGAGCTTCCacctcccttctccctcgcgCGCGCTCTGTCCGACCTCGTCTCACGCACATTCCTCcatcccctccatcccctccctcccctcatCTATCCGCCCAACCGAAAGTCGCGCCTAATCTCCGAAGCTATGACTACCCTTGAACCTCGCCAACCTTACACtgacgaggagctgcgcCAGCTCTACCCTCCACAGCTCAAGCTCCAACTCGTGCAGATCCTCCTGCGCCACGGTGAACGAACTCCAGTAACCCCTCGTTTTCAGAACACTGGCCTTCCGCCGTACTGGCCTTACTGTCGTGCTGTCCGCCACCTTCGGTCCGCCGTCCTTGACCCTGACACGGGTGAATACTCGTACCTTGACTGGAAGCGTCGTCTGGAAACATTCGCCTCCAACGATGACAGCCCGGTtatcgccgccggccccaaTGCCGAACTTGATGACATCTGCGACATGGGCATGCTCACCGACCGCGGTCGAGAGACCACCCGTAATCTTGGACGCCGCTTCCGCGATCTTTACGTCCAACGCCTCGGCTTCCTCCCCGCCGACCTGACCGATGCCGAGTCCCTCTACCTCCGCTCCACTCCGGTCCCTCGAGCTCTGGAGTCCCTTCAGCAGGCCCTGTCCGGCCTGTACCCGACGAAGCACCGAGCTCCCGACCTTCCTGCCTTTACTCTCCTCACTCGAGCACCTCAGGACGAGACCCTGTTCCCCAACGATGGCAACTGCCGCCGCTTCGCTGCCCTCTCGCGCGCCTTTGCCCAGCGCACTGCCGAGCGATGGAACAACACCCCGGAGATGGACTATCTCAACAAGAAGCTCGGCAAGTGGATGCCGAACGACGCCCGCATCGCCGTGGATTCTAAGCCGCGGTTGAGTGGCATCATGGACACAATCAATGCTACTCGCGCACACGGGCCCCAGACGAAGCTACCCTCCGAGTTCTACGACCCCAAGGCCATTGCCATAATCGAGAAAATCGGCGTGGAGGAATGGTACAGCGGGTACGCCGAGAGCCAGGAGTATCGCACCCTCGGCATAGGAGGTCTGATGGGCGATGTCGTAGCTCGCATGGTCGGAAGCGTGGAGCACAGTCCGGCGGATGGCGACTACGAAATCAAGCAGCCAGATGCTGCTCCCAAACCCATCCGATTTGGAATGAGCGGCTGTCACGACACAACGCTGGCTGGTGTGCTGGCGAGCTTGGGGGCCTTCGGCCCGGACAAGTGGCCCCCATTCACGAGCCACATTGCCATTGAGATGTTCCATGATGCGAGGATTTCCGCAGTCGATACCGCAACCAAGTCACCGGTTGCGTCGGTCCCCAAGGACGGCAGCTGGTTCAGCTCGTGGTTCTCTTTCGGTCCGGCGAGTGCCCCGTCACCGGGCACTGCGCCCCCCGGCATTGGTCGTAAGACGACTCCCGATTTGACAGATGCCGAGAAGAACAAGTTGGATGGGTACTATGTGAGGCTGCGGTACAACGACGAGCCCGTGACGATCCCTGGTTGCAAAGCCCCTGGTAACCACCTTGAGGGTGATGAGTCTTTTTGCACTCTG ACCGCGTTCAAATCCATCGTTGACAAGTACACGCCTGTCAGCTGGAGAGACCAGTGCCGCATGAACGCCAATGCTCCCACCTTCCCGGCCAAGCCTGAGCCGGCAGGATACTAA
- a CDS encoding Pyruvate dehydrogenase E1 component subunit alpha — MFSRAIRLNRAVPLRTRTRTPATFVAASRSVTTNAASATLEKGVPQSDEEPFQITLSDESFETYQLDPPPYTLDVTKKELKQMYKDMVVVRQLEMAADRLYKEKKIRGFCHLSTGQEAVAVGIEHALTREDDLITAYRCHGFAYMRGGTVRSIIGELLGRREGISYGKGGSMHMFAKGFYGGNGIVGAQVPVGAGLAFAHKYTGRKNASVILYGDGASNQGQVFEAFNMAKLWNLPALFGCENNKYGMGTAAARSSALTDYYKRGQYIPGLKVNGMDVLAVKAAVKYGKDYTVAENGPLVLEYVTYRYGGHSMSDPGTTYRTREEIQRMRSTNDPIAGLKQKIIDWEVVTEDELKTIDKEARSFVNEEVAAAEAMAVPDTTPKILYEDIYVPGTEPEFIRGRTPDETYYFH; from the exons ATGTTCTCCCGCGCGATCAGGTTAAACCGAGCGGTGCCTCTGCGCACTCGCACTCGCACCCCGGCTACTTTTGTTGCTGCGTCCCGGTCTGTCACCACCAACGCTGCGTCGGCAACCCTCGAGAAGGGAGTCCCGCAG TCCGATGAGGAGCCTTTCCAGATCACTCTGAGCGATGAGAGCTTCGAGACGTACCAGCTCGACCCCCCGCCGTACACTCTCGATGTCACGAAGAAGGAGCTGAAGCAGATGTACAAGGACATGGTTGTCGTCAG ACAACTCGAGATGGCCGCCGACCGATTGtacaaggagaagaagatccgTGGTTTCTGCCACTTGTCTACCGGTCAGGAGGCTGTTGCCGTTGGTATCGAGCATGCTCTTACCCGCGAGGACGACCTGATTACCGCCTACCGCTGCCACGGTTTCGCCTACATGCGCGGCGGCACTGTCCGCTCCATCAtcggcgagcttctcgggCGCCGCGAGGGTATCTCTTACGGCAAGGGAGGCTCCATGCATATGTTCGCCAAGGGATTCTACGGCGGCAACGGTATCGTCGGTGCACAGGTGCCAGTCGGCGCCGGTCTCGCTTTTGCCCACAAGTACACCGGCCGCAAGAACGCCTCCGTCATCCTGTACGGTGACGGTGCCAGCAACCAGGGCCAGGTCTTCGAGGCTTTCAACATGGCCAAGCTCTGGAACCTGCCCGCTCTCTTCGGATGCGAGA ACAACAAGTATGGTATGGGtaccgctgccgcccgctCTTCCGCCCTTACGGACTACTACAAGCGTGGTCAGTACATTCCCGGTCTGAAGGTCAACGGCATGGATgtcctcgccgtcaaggccgccgtcaagTACGGAAAGGACTACACCGTTGCCGAGAACGGacccctcgtcctcgagtACGTTACCTACCGGTATGGTGGTCACTCCATGTCCGACCCCGGTACCACCTACCGTACCCGTGAGGAGATCCAGCGCATGCGTTCCACCAACGACCCCATCGCCGGTCTCAAGCAGAAGATCATTGACTGGGAGGTCGTCACTGAGGACGAGCTCAAGACCATCGACAAGGAGGCCCGTAGCTTCGTCAACGAGGAGGTTGCCGCCGCGGAGGCCATGGCCGTCCCCGACACCACCCCCAAGATCCTCTACGAGGATATCTACGTCCCCGGCACTGAGCCTGAGTTTATCCGCGGCCGCACCCCTGACGAGACCTACTACTTCCACTAA
- a CDS encoding Histone acetyl transferase HAT1, with amino-acid sequence MAETDEWSANATESLNISLIAPALGATKTIASFNPRFTYSIFGDDERIFGYKDLKIDLRYRTFDMRPNVKVFYGKKFQSVGETEAADVDAILKEHLPLVAFQSAREFNSGAQSQPDGWTPPGALHSSFEAQDGTYEVWKGSLADPAVRQIVTRVEALVPMFIEGGSYISRETNNEEDPWKVPEDANRWTVFFLYRKQASAEMSDKPSYTFVGYATVYRFFCFRPPTPPSSEWDLPKEEFDLLEELPCRSRLSQFLVLPPFQGKGIGARLYKTIFEHYYNKPQTLELTVEDPNEAFDDMRDLADLTFLRSLPEFGNVKINTSIALPKPPSGTVPKDLVDQELLGTLRQKTKIVERQFKRLVEMQTMSQLPASVKVGFGEEQRARPTKEESHHYRLWQLFVKQRLYRQNADVLGQLDQSERLEKLNEALSSVELEYARLLDWHARWEKNVAAASAAGAEGTGSKRKSVDSAEDQGASKKVRIEDA; translated from the exons ATGGCTGAGACTGATGAGT GGTCGGCGAACGCCACCGAGTCACTCAACATTAGCCTGATCGCTCCTGCTCTTGGGGCCACGAAGACGATTGCTTCCTTTAATCCTAGGTTCACCTACTCCATCTtcggcgacgatgagcgCATTTTTGGATACAAGGACCTCAAGATCGACCTGCGCTATCGCACCTTTGACATGCGACCGAACGTCAAGGTGTTCTACGGCAAGAAGTTTCAGTCTGTTGGCGAGACGGAGGCTGCGGATGTCGATGCTATACTGAAGGAGCACCTGCCGCTAG TCGCCTTCCAGTCTGCACGCGAATTTAACTCGGGTGCCCAGAGCCAACCTGACGGCTGGACCCCTCCTGGCGCCCTCCATTCTAGCTTTGAGGCCCAGGATGGTACATACGAGGTATGGAAGGGTAGCCTCGCGGACCCTGCTGTTCGCCAGATCGTCACCCGCGTCGAGGCTCTCGTTCCCATGTTCATTGAGGGAGGTTCATACATCTCTCGCGAGACAAACAACGAAGAGGACCCCTGGAAGGTCCCCGAGGACGCCAACAGGTGGACTGTCTTCTTCCTCTATCGCAAACAAGCGTCGGCAGAGATGAGCGACAAGCCCTCATACACCTTCGTCGGCTACGCGACTGTCTACCGCTTCTTTTGCTTCCGCCCGCCGACCCCTCCTTCATCCGAATGGGATCTGCCAAAGGAGGAGTTTGACCTGCTTGAGGAGCTGCCCTGCCGCTCGCGGCTTTCCCAGTTCCTTGTCCTGCCGCCCTTCCAGGGCAAGGGCATTGGTGCTCGTCTGTATAAAACCATCTTTGAGCATTACTACAACAAACCGCAGACCTTAGAGCTGACCGTAGAGGATCCCAACGAGGCCTTTGACGACATGCGCGACCTGGCCGACCTGACGTTCCTGCGATCGCTGCCGGAGTTCGGCAACGTCAAGATCAACACCAGCATCGCCCTCCCCAAACCTCCCAGCGGCACCGTCCCCAAGGATCTGGTCGACCAAGAGCTTCTTGGAACACTGCGCCAGAAGACAAAGATTGTAGAGCGTCAGTTTAAGCGCCTGGTCGAGATGCAGACCATGTCTCAGCTGCCCGCGTCTGTGAAGGTTGGATTTGGCGAGGAGCAGAGGGCCAGGCCGACAAAAGAGGAGAGCCATCACTACCGCCTGTGGCAACTGTTCGTCAAGCAGCGCCTGTACCGTCAGAATGCCGACGTTCTTGGCCAGTTGGACCAGTCGGAGCGTTTGGAGAAGCTTAACGAGGCCCTGAGCAGCGTCGAGCTTGAGTACGCCAGACTGCTCGACTGGCACGCTCGCTGGGAGAAGAACGTGGCGGCTGCCTctgctgccggcgccgagggcacTGGCAGCAAGCGCAAGTCGGTAGACAGCGCCGAGGACCAGGGTGCGAGCAAAAAAGTCCGTATCGAGGATGCCTAG